The genomic DNA CTACCTGTGGGCCTTGCGCTTCATTAAATCAAACTTTTGACCCGTTATTGAATAGTAATAATCCAAATACAGGTGGTCGTGTTAATTTGATAAAAAATCAGGTGAATTGGCCGAGTCCGGGTAACGATCCAAGCTATAATTCGCATTCAGCAGCTCGTGTAACTTTTTATGATATTACCGGTGCTCCAACAGCAATTACTAACGGTATAACAGAAATGAATAATCATAATCAGGCTGAAATTGATGTGGCTAAAAACGCACCTGCTTTTGCAAATATTACTGCCTCTTTAAGTTTATCCGGCGGTGTATTATCAGGCAGTGCAGATATTACTCCTTTCGTTGGAATTCCTTCTGCATCACCGTTAAGGATTCATCAGGTCATTTTACAAGACTTCTATAACTACCCTGGCGCATCAACTTCGCAAAAAAATTATTATCACATAATGCGTAAGATGTTGCCGGATGCAAACGGTACAGCTTTCACGCCTGTTGACGGAACCGTTCAGACTGTTAATTTCACTCACAATGTGACATCAGCAGCTACTCCAGCACAGGGTTCTTTTGATTTCTGGAGTGGTACATTTATTAAATATGAATATGTTGTATTTGTACAGGATCAAATCAGTAATGATGTTTTACAATCCGGTTCTGCATTCTATCAAACTCCAAATGGTATTGTAACATTTGAGAAAGACAATAAAATTGGTGTTTATCCTAATCCGGCTAAAGATTATGCCTTAGTTGGTATTTTATTAGATGCGCCTTCATCAGTTGATATTACTATCATGGATATCACCGGAAAAGTAGTGTATAACAACAAAGGGGCCCAAGTTGATATGGGTTCAAGTGAAATTAAAATTAATACCAGTGAATTTGCTTCGGGAACATATAACATTCTGGTAAATACTAAAGAAGGTTTACTAAAAGAAAAATTGGTTATTGTTAAATAGTATCCTTTCTGATTTTTTAAAAAGGTCGCCCAAAAGGCGGCCTTTTTTGTTTAATATATTGTATATCAAGCTAAAGCTAAATTTCAATTTTTTTCGTTTCTTTACGTCATTATTTTAAACTATGGAATTATACTTAGACTCAGCTAACCTCAAAGAAATTGAAGAGGGTTTTAAACTTGGTTTTTTAAACGGCCTTACCACCACACCAACCTTTATGCAAAAGGAAGGAATTACAGATATTGACGGAACTATTGTGAAATTGAGCAAAATTGTTCCGGTTCTTCAAATTGAAGCTTTAGGCAATTCCGCTGAAGAAATTTTAGCGGAAGCAGAAAGACAGATTAAATTGGGACTTGATATTAAAAAAACGGTATTTAAAATTCCGGTTTCATTAGAAGGCGTGCGCGCTTGTAAATTACTAAGAAGCAAAGGCTATTTAGTGAATGTGCATTTGGTTTATACTTTACAACAAGCTTATATGGCCATGCAGGCCGGTG from Sphingobacteriaceae bacterium includes the following:
- a CDS encoding choice-of-anchor J domain-containing protein is translated as MKKQLLAIALIGSGLMNAQVFTQNFESPTPPALPAGWMQNNVDGFTVHSSLNALNFGSNAWVTYNLQDGIYNKVGVSTSYYTSPNTANDWLITPNFTVPTNTYLEWDAVVGNSSFPDGYQVLLSNTGTLVANFTNTLFTIAAENSSWTHRVVDLSAFAGQSVHVAYRNNSNDMVVLFLDNVKVIVPPSSDGSVIGINNLTRYMSGAGTQTISGTFKNLGAITATNAVLNYKVNNGAVVTQTMTFAPTLTYNANSAYTFSTPANIPLGANKVKVWVTSVNGTAETNLVNDTTSATIYVASQTTLRNALIEEFTSSTCGPCASLNQTFDPLLNSNNPNTGGRVNLIKNQVNWPSPGNDPSYNSHSAARVTFYDITGAPTAITNGITEMNNHNQAEIDVAKNAPAFANITASLSLSGGVLSGSADITPFVGIPSASPLRIHQVILQDFYNYPGASTSQKNYYHIMRKMLPDANGTAFTPVDGTVQTVNFTHNVTSAATPAQGSFDFWSGTFIKYEYVVFVQDQISNDVLQSGSAFYQTPNGIVTFEKDNKIGVYPNPAKDYALVGILLDAPSSVDITIMDITGKVVYNNKGAQVDMGSSEIKINTSEFASGTYNILVNTKEGLLKEKLVIVK